The Methanobacterium sp. BAmetb5 genome includes a region encoding these proteins:
- a CDS encoding exodeoxyribonuclease III yields the protein MRKIRILSWNVNGIRAVHRKGFKDWLMESKPDILCIQETKATYKQFPANIRNVEGYDLYTSEAERKGYSGVATYTALKPEKVQKGLGIPKFDSEGRTLITDYGDFVLFNIYFPNGKMSPERLQYKMDFYDSFLDYADALKEEGRNIVVCGDVNTAHKEIDLARPKENEKISGFLPIEREWIDRFLSHGYVDTFREFNQDADNYTWWSYRTRARDRNVGWRLDYFFVNQEFMDNIESSFILSEVMGSDHCPVGIDIKLD from the coding sequence TTGCGGAAAATCAGAATACTTTCATGGAATGTTAATGGAATCCGGGCTGTGCATCGTAAAGGATTTAAAGACTGGCTTATGGAGAGTAAACCCGACATACTGTGTATCCAGGAAACTAAAGCCACTTATAAACAGTTCCCGGCAAATATCCGGAATGTGGAAGGATATGATCTCTATACCTCTGAAGCAGAACGCAAGGGATACAGTGGTGTGGCCACCTACACTGCCCTGAAACCGGAAAAAGTACAAAAAGGCCTGGGTATCCCCAAGTTTGACAGTGAAGGCCGCACACTCATAACTGACTACGGGGATTTCGTTCTCTTCAACATCTACTTCCCCAACGGAAAGATGTCCCCGGAAAGGCTCCAGTATAAAATGGACTTTTACGACTCCTTCCTGGATTACGCCGATGCTCTTAAGGAAGAAGGACGTAACATCGTAGTCTGCGGGGATGTGAACACCGCCCACAAAGAAATAGATTTGGCCCGCCCTAAAGAAAACGAAAAAATATCCGGATTCCTGCCCATTGAACGGGAATGGATTGACCGATTCCTCAGCCATGGTTACGTGGATACTTTCCGTGAATTCAACCAGGACGCTGATAACTACACCTGGTGGAGTTACCGAACCCGTGCCCGGGACCGCAACGTTGGATGGAGATTGGATTACTTCTTTGTGAACCAGGAATTCATGGATAACATTGAATCTTCCTTCATACTCTCTGAAGTAATGGGTTCAGACCACTGCCCAGTGGGAATAGATATAAAGTTAGATTGA
- a CDS encoding thiamine pyrophosphate-dependent enzyme — protein MKPRDFDLPDADVAWCPGCGNLSILRSLKATLAELEIQPENLVFVSGIGQAGKLPHYIKGNVFNGLHGRSLSPATAIKAANPDLIVIDVSGDGCMYGEGGNHFMHTIRRNPDITNLVHNNMVYGLTKGQASPTSQRDFNTPLQVDGVFLEPFNPLAVAIALDASFVARAFSGDRKQSIEIFKAAINHKGYALVDIFQPCVSFNKVNTRDWFREHTYYLEDDHDPQDRNLAFQRATETGEYPLGIFYQNPDKSTFEENLTVYRDEKTPLYQRKLDKDKLRALVESKR, from the coding sequence ATGAAACCAAGGGATTTTGATTTGCCAGATGCGGATGTAGCCTGGTGTCCGGGTTGTGGTAATCTATCCATACTACGCAGCCTCAAAGCCACCCTGGCTGAACTGGAAATACAACCAGAAAACCTGGTTTTCGTATCGGGTATTGGGCAGGCTGGCAAACTTCCTCATTACATTAAAGGAAATGTATTTAATGGACTTCATGGTCGGTCACTATCTCCGGCAACCGCTATAAAGGCAGCTAATCCGGATTTAATAGTTATTGATGTCAGTGGTGATGGTTGCATGTACGGGGAGGGGGGAAACCACTTCATGCACACCATAAGACGTAACCCGGACATCACCAACCTGGTGCACAACAACATGGTCTACGGCCTCACCAAGGGACAGGCATCACCCACCAGCCAGAGGGATTTCAACACACCCTTACAGGTAGATGGGGTATTTCTGGAACCATTCAATCCTCTGGCAGTGGCCATAGCTCTTGATGCTTCATTTGTAGCCAGAGCGTTTAGTGGAGACCGTAAACAATCCATTGAAATCTTCAAAGCCGCCATAAATCATAAAGGATATGCTCTAGTGGATATATTCCAACCATGTGTCTCATTTAACAAGGTTAACACCCGGGACTGGTTCCGGGAACACACCTATTACTTGGAAGATGACCATGACCCCCAAGACAGAAATCTGGCCTTCCAGAGGGCCACGGAAACCGGAGAGTACCCACTGGGAATCTTCTACCAGAACCCCGATAAGAGTACCTTTGAAGAAAACCTTACGGTTTACCGGGATGAAAAAACACCCCTCTACCAGAGAAAACTGGACAAGGATAAACTACGGGCCCTGGTGGAAAGTAAAAGATGA
- a CDS encoding 2-oxoacid:acceptor oxidoreductase subunit alpha, which yields MPVFLKEEDISIVLCGEAGQGIQTVEVILAQAVKQTGYHIFSTKEYMSRVRGGENSTQIRISSDRVASYVDRIDILLALSYGAIDHLKDRISPNTVIIGDPEHIKSARESENISSGLNANFIEIPLMQTAEDIGGIIYANVIVAGALSCLLDIPKEIFDGLISDMFARKGPEILQNDLKAGEAGYTLGKGLMESEENQVRLSLEAHSTVRDELLLSGTDAAGMGCLAGGCRFMSSYPMTPSTPLQAFLAGNAHDFELVYEQAEDEIAAINMALGASYAGARSMVATSGSGFALMEEGVGLAGMTETPVVIYLGQRPGPAVGLPTRTSQEDLNLALYSGTGEFPRIIFAPGKLEDAFTLSQQAFNLADKYQIPVFILSDQYFADCYYNIPSLPLEEVGNEDYLIKTTPDYRRYLITHDGVTPRGIPGYGEGMVIVDSDEHDEEGHITENLEIRTHMVDKRLKKMDHIRKDALAPELVGSDDYANLVLGWGSTYWPIREALENINKKGLNPDSRKTSFLHLKQVYPLHSSVTDYLEKAEDVIILENNAQGQMANIIQLETGLEIQEKFLKYNGMPFSVEEVEKRLLQFMGIEDSGPDGHDKPSGEVL from the coding sequence ATGCCTGTTTTTTTAAAAGAAGAAGATATTTCCATTGTTCTCTGTGGTGAAGCAGGCCAGGGAATCCAGACAGTTGAGGTCATACTAGCCCAGGCAGTTAAACAGACGGGATACCATATCTTTTCCACCAAAGAATACATGTCACGGGTCAGGGGAGGTGAAAACTCCACCCAAATAAGAATCTCATCAGACAGGGTTGCCTCTTATGTGGACCGGATAGATATCTTACTGGCACTGAGTTACGGAGCTATAGATCATCTGAAGGATAGAATTTCTCCAAACACGGTTATTATAGGGGATCCAGAACATATTAAGTCTGCACGAGAATCTGAAAATATTTCATCTGGATTAAATGCTAATTTTATTGAGATTCCACTTATGCAAACTGCTGAAGATATTGGCGGGATCATATACGCTAATGTCATTGTTGCCGGAGCACTATCCTGCCTGTTGGATATTCCTAAGGAGATTTTTGATGGATTGATCAGTGACATGTTTGCCCGTAAAGGTCCAGAAATACTCCAGAACGATTTAAAAGCAGGAGAGGCAGGATACACCCTCGGTAAAGGTTTGATGGAATCTGAAGAAAACCAGGTTAGGCTTTCGCTGGAGGCTCATTCCACGGTACGTGATGAACTCCTTTTAAGTGGTACTGATGCTGCAGGAATGGGTTGTTTGGCCGGGGGATGCAGATTTATGTCATCCTATCCCATGACTCCGTCCACCCCGCTTCAGGCCTTCCTGGCAGGTAATGCCCACGACTTTGAACTGGTATACGAACAGGCTGAGGATGAAATAGCCGCCATCAATATGGCACTGGGTGCATCCTATGCCGGAGCACGGAGCATGGTGGCCACCTCGGGAAGTGGATTTGCCCTGATGGAAGAGGGAGTAGGACTGGCTGGAATGACCGAAACACCGGTGGTCATCTATCTCGGTCAAAGACCCGGCCCCGCAGTGGGATTACCCACCAGGACCAGCCAGGAAGACCTGAATCTGGCCCTTTACTCTGGGACAGGTGAATTTCCTCGGATCATATTTGCCCCGGGGAAGCTGGAAGATGCCTTTACCTTATCTCAGCAGGCCTTCAACCTGGCAGATAAATATCAAATACCCGTATTTATCCTGTCTGATCAGTATTTTGCCGATTGTTACTATAACATACCCTCACTGCCACTGGAAGAGGTGGGAAACGAAGATTATCTCATTAAAACCACTCCGGACTATAGAAGATACCTGATCACCCATGACGGGGTCACACCCCGGGGAATACCCGGATATGGGGAGGGCATGGTGATAGTAGATTCAGATGAACATGATGAAGAGGGCCACATCACGGAAAACCTTGAAATAAGGACACATATGGTAGATAAAAGGCTTAAAAAGATGGATCATATTAGAAAAGATGCTCTGGCCCCTGAACTGGTGGGATCTGACGACTATGCGAACCTGGTACTGGGATGGGGTTCTACCTACTGGCCCATAAGGGAGGCACTGGAAAATATCAACAAAAAAGGTTTAAACCCTGATTCCAGGAAGACCAGTTTTCTTCATTTAAAACAGGTTTATCCTCTGCACAGTAGTGTTACAGACTATCTGGAGAAGGCAGAAGATGTAATTATCCTGGAGAACAATGCCCAGGGCCAGATGGCTAACATCATCCAACTGGAAACTGGCTTGGAAATACAGGAAAAATTCTTAAAATACAATGGAATGCCCTTCTCTGTGGAGGAAGTGGAAAAAAGACTCCTGCAGTTCATGGGAATCGAAGATAGTGGTCCAGATGGTCATGATAAGCCCTCGGGGGAGGTGTTATAG